In the genome of Physeter macrocephalus isolate SW-GA chromosome 20, ASM283717v5, whole genome shotgun sequence, one region contains:
- the LOC102974101 gene encoding THAP domain-containing protein 1 has translation MVQSCSAYGCKNRYDKDKPVSFHKFPLTRPSLCKKWEAAVRRKNFKPTKYSSICSEHFTPDCFKRECNNKLLKEDAVPTIFLCTEPHDKKEDLPEPPEQLPRPPSTPPVSQVDAAIGLLMPPLQTPDNLSVFCDHNYTVEDTMHQRKRIHQLEQQVEKLRKKLKTAQQRCRRQERQLEKLKEVVHFQKEKDDVSERGYVILPNDYFEIVEVPA, from the exons ATGGTGCAGTCCTGTTCCGCCTACGGCTGCAAGAACCGATACGACAAGGATAAGCCCGTTTCTTTCCACAA GTTTCCTCTTACTCGACCCAGTCTTTGTAAAAAATGGGAGGCAGCCGTCAGAAGGAAAAACTTTAAGCCCACCAAGTACAGCAGCATTTGCTCAGAACACTTTACTCCGGACTGCTTTAAGAGGGAGTGCAACAACAAGTTACTGAAAGAGGACGCTGTCCCCACAATATTTCTTTGTACTGAACCACATGACAAG AAGGAAGATCTTCCAGAGCCCCCAGAACAGCTTCCCCGACCTCCTTCAACACCCCCCGTTTCCCAGGTTGATGCTGCTATCGGGTTACTCATGCCTCCTCTTCAGACCCCTGATAACCTCTCCGTGTTCTGTGACCACAACTACACTGTGGAGGACACCATGCACCAGAGGAAGAGGATTCACCAGCTCGAACAGCAAGTAGAGAAGCTCAGGAAGAAGCTCAAGACCGCACAGCAGCGGTGCAGAAGACAGGAGCGGCAGCTAGAGAAGCTAAAGGAGGTCGTGCActtccagaaggagaaagacgACGTCTCCGAGAGGGGTTATGTGATTCTACCAAATGACTATTTTGAAATAGTTGAAGTCCCAGCCTGA
- the LOC112066930 gene encoding THAP domain-containing protein 1-like gives MIAVHWKTELCCLLRFPLTRPSLCKKWEAAVRRKNFKPTKYSSICSEHFTPDCFKRECNNKLLKEDAVPTIFLCTEPHDKKEDLPEPPEQLPRPPSTPPVSQVDAAIGLLMPPLQTPDNLSVFCDHNYTVEDTMHQRKRIHQLEQQVEKLRKKLKTAQQRCRRQERQLEKLKEVVHFQKEKDDVSERGYVILPNDYFEIVEVPA, from the exons atgatAGCAGTGCA ttgGAAAACTGAATTATGTTGTCTTCTTAGGTTTCCTCTTACTCGACCCAGTCTTTGTAAAAAATGGGAGGCAGCCGTCAGAAGGAAAAACTTTAAGCCCACCAAGTACAGCAGCATTTGCTCAGAACACTTTACTCCGGACTGCTTTAAGAGGGAGTGCAACAACAAGTTACTGAAAGAGGACGCTGTCCCCACAATATTTCTTTGTACTGAACCACATGACAAG AAGGAAGATCTTCCAGAGCCCCCAGAACAGCTTCCCCGACCTCCTTCAACACCCCCCGTTTCCCAGGTTGATGCTGCTATCGGGTTACTCATGCCTCCTCTTCAGACCCCTGATAACCTCTCCGTGTTCTGTGACCACAACTACACTGTGGAGGACACCATGCACCAGAGGAAGAGGATTCACCAGCTCGAACAGCAAGTAGAGAAGCTCAGGAAGAAGCTCAAGACCGCACAGCAGCGGTGCAGAAGACAGGAGCGGCAGCTAGAGAAGCTAAAGGAGGTCGTGCActtccagaaggagaaagacgACGTCTCCGAGAGGGGTTATGTGATTCTACCAAATGACTATTTTGAAATAGTTGAAGTCCCAGCCTGA